The following coding sequences are from one Camarhynchus parvulus chromosome 1, STF_HiC, whole genome shotgun sequence window:
- the TMEM139 gene encoding transmembrane protein 139, which translates to MLLETRWKNIRQTLLLLFTAALLIGVTMLAISSNINPVGYFFLGVGGVCLVGYLLSVFVECYLRNQHRRDANEIPPNRQSQAGVNAAYEAPTYEEVMTMSAPAPAIWTITSNPGSVPSPLSEPPPYNVVIESSAQQEMMVEALRGPVPPDTVHTSDTDTGSRTQLQLVLPPRLQRFVSDIHEDKDLEERFEPLEPLTPPPAYESAISDEVFADAHQPVLGLISPSMNTEPNPHPNTGCS; encoded by the exons ATGTTGTTAGAGACACGCTGGAAGAACATCCGCCAAACCTTGCTGCTTCTGTTCACCGCTGCTCTTCTCATCGGGGTCACCATGCTGGCCATCTCCTCTAACATCAACCCAGTGGGCTATTTCTTCCTCGGGGTAGGGGGAGTGTGCCTGGTCGGCTATTTGCTGAGTGTGTTTGTCGAGTGTTACCTGAGGAATCAACACCGGCGTGACGCAAATGAAATACCTCCAAACAGGCAAAGCCAAGCAGG GGTGAATGCTGCCTATGAAGCGCCCACCTACGAGGAAGTGATGACCatgtcagctccagctccagcaatATGGACAATTACATCCAACCCAGGCTCCGTGCCCTCGCCGCTGAGCGAGCCTCCCCCGTACAACGTCGTTATTGAATCCTCTGCCCAACAGGAGATGATGGTGGAGGCTCTGCGGGGGCCAGTGCCACCAGACACAGTGCACACCTCTGACACAGACACGGGCTCCAGgacccagctgcagctggtgctgcccccGAGACTGCAGCGGTTTGTTTCAGACATCCATGAGGACAAAGACCTTGAAGAAAGGTTTGAACCACTGGAGCCACTCACCCCACCACCTGCTTACGAGAGTGCCATCAGTGATGAGGTCTTTGCAGATGCTCACCAGCCTGTGTTAGGACTGATTTCACCTTCCATGAATACAGAACCAAACCCTCACCCCAATACAGGATGTTCCTAG